A genomic stretch from Acinonyx jubatus isolate Ajub_Pintada_27869175 chromosome E2, VMU_Ajub_asm_v1.0, whole genome shotgun sequence includes:
- the HAMP gene encoding hepcidin → MALSTQVQAACLLLLLLASLASGSALRQETGQLTDLQPQDTAAAEAGLKPVLQRLRRRDTHFPICMFCCGCCKKAKCGMCCKT, encoded by the exons ATGGCACTGAGCACACAGGTCCAGGCCGcctgcctcctgctcctcctcctggccAGCCTGGCCAGTGGCTCGGCTCTCCGGCAAGAG ACAGGACAGCTCACGGACCTCCAACCCCAGGACACAGCGGCAGCCGAGGCGGGCTTGAAG CCCGTGCTCCAGAGGCTAAGGAGGCGAGACACCCACTTCCCCATCTGCATGTTCTGCTGCGGCTGCTGTAAAAAAGCAAAGTGTGGGATGTGCTGCAAGACGTAG